The following proteins are encoded in a genomic region of Heptranchias perlo isolate sHepPer1 chromosome 6, sHepPer1.hap1, whole genome shotgun sequence:
- the LOC137322571 gene encoding putative nuclease HARBI1, with the protein MAEFTTTSEDEQHQQPRQAQRPSPPRGAPQHSAAPREPAKQHGRQQQREQHRRRHYPRNRVYRPRISFLNAFEEQCIRALRVSRQVVADICSLLHAELLPAGPSSISLPVAVKVTTALNFFASRLFQGATGDIAGVSQSSAHKCIRQVTDGLFRRALHYVNFPMDDLSHMKRAVGFHAVAGCRT; encoded by the coding sequence atggctgaattcaccactacatccgaggacgagcaacatcagcagcctcgccaggcacagcgtccatctccgccacgtggagctccacaacacagtgctgcgccacgggAACCTGCAAAACAGCACGgaaggcaacaacagagagagcaacatcggaggaggcactaccctcgcaacagggtctacaggccgAGGATCAGCTTCCTGAACGcctttgaggagcagtgcatacgggcgctcagagtcagtcgccaggtagtcgcagacatctgcagcctccttcatgctgagctgctcccggctgggccgagcagcatctccttacctgtcgctgtcaaagtcaccactgccctcaacttctttgcctccagattgttccagggtgccaccggggacatcgccggggtctcacagtcgtctgcacacaagtgcataaggcaggtcaccgacggcttgtttcgcagggccttgcactacgtcaatttccccatggatgacctcagccacatgaagagggcagttggattccatgctgtggctgggtGCAGGACGTAA